The genomic stretch AAAGCTCGAAATGTTAATTAGATTTAAGACAAatagttaataaaataatagtgTTAGCACGGTGTTGGTTTAAATTAAAGAAAGTGTATTCTTCACCGATGTGAAATCCCGTCCCCCGCGAGTGCTGGAAAAATACGTTTGGCTGGAAGCCGTTTTGTTTCACCGTTGGCTGATGTCCATCCAACCAACTTCGGACCCTTAAGAGCTATCGGAAAactggtccttcgaaccggatgaAGGAACCCAATTATCCAATCCAAGAGACATCAGTCATCGCTATAGGAAGTAAACCTAACTACGGATTGCCCAGCAGGAGACGCCATCTTTCTAATTGGCGTAGGTTTATTCACTAGAGGAAACCCCACGGAACTATTTATACAAGGCCCAATTCCTCAGTAAAAATCGGTGAGTGCGATTCCAATAACCTACAATCCAAATCCCAGTGCTCGCGGTCTTTCGTTTTGTGGACACCCAGGTTTTCGCGACTCGATTCTGGCATTAATTCATCGCTGTGCTACACTTACTTAACTGGAGGAAACGAGCTGCAATTGGAAATAAATTGATATGAGAGGATACCCGCGTTCCCAGTCGTGTACAATCAATATCAGCTGATCGACATCTGACCATAGGTTGAGTTGGAGTTTGTTCGAGGAGCATCTTTAATATAAAACAAAGGCTCATATTCAAGAGCCATCAGGTAATTGGCTCTCCAAATACTTTAACCCCCCCAAACTTTGCTACTTTGGTCTCATTTGGCAAATGAGTTACATACCCTTCTGGATACTTTCGAAAAAACTATTAAGTCACTCGATCAAGTCACCCCTCAACAGGCTGATTATAAGGATATGCTATTGGTTCATCTTCTATGTTCGCGCTTGGATCATGGCACGCGTAGAGCATGGGAAGAATTTTCTTCGTCTAAGGAATCGGATACGGTTAAGGAGCTGCTTGAGTTCTTGCAACGTAGAGTCAGAATTCTGGAATCATTGCCTATCAAGTCCAATGAACATAAGGTAGAATATACACAGCCTAAACATCCAAAGGGACCAACCTCGGTTAAGGCATACAGTGCATCGATTCAACAGTCATCGGGTAGCAGTAAATGTGTTTGCTGCTCGGATATTCACCCTCTCTATCAATGCCCAtcgtttcaaaaaatgatcgtTTCCGACCGAGATGCACTACTCAGAAATCGTTCCCTGTGTCGAAATTGCTTTCGCCGTGGTCATCATGCGAGAGAATGCAGTTCCAAATTCACTTGTAAGCAATGCAAGGGGAAACATCACACGTTAGTGTGCTTCAAGGGTAAACCAATCGATAAAAAAACCGAACGTGAATAATGAACCAAAACCGTCACCAACAGCTTCGGGTGAAGAGCTAACTGAATCCAAAGTGGTCAACTCGGCGACTACTAGCAGGGTGGCCTGCAACGCAGCGGCTGGTTCATCGACGGGTGTATTTTTGCTCACTGCGATTGTCACTCTGGAAGATGATCGAGGTGAACAGGTTCATGCCAGAGCATTGTTGGACAGTGCTGCTGAATGCAATTTGATCAGCAATAGAGTGCGGAAACTACTTACGGTTAAGGAACACCGATGCATGGTTGAAGTCGTTGGCATCCAAGGTTTGGCTACCAGGGCCCAGGGCAAAATTACTGTGAAAGTACGTTCGAGATTTACGGATTTCTCCCAGCCAATGGATATGTACATTCTCCCGAAAATCGCTGCACAAATGGCTTCATCATCGGTCGATATAAATAAATGGGAACTACCCAGCGGGATCGAACTGGCAGATCCAACATTTTTCAAAGGTGGCTCAGTTGACTTGGTGTTGGGAGCTGAACCCTTTTTCGACTTTTTCATAACTGGTCGTAAAATCCGATTAGGGGATACCTTCATTGGTGGATTCGGTGTTTGGCGGGGCTGTTACGGGCAAATATTTGGTGGATAGTCCTATTAGGTCTGTGATTTGCGACATCGCAATCAGTAATAAGCTAGATACTTTACTGGAAAGGTTTTGGGAAACTGAAGACATCGGTCAAGATCACAATCACTCTCCCGAGGAAGCTATGTGCATGGAATATTTTACACAAACTACACAACGGCAAGGTTCTGGTCGATACACGGTGTCCTATCCGAGGAATAGTGAGGTGCTATCCCAGCTTGGTGATTCGAAAGCTATAGCAGAGAGGAGATTCATGCAGTTGGAGAGACGTTTAGAACGAGATCAAAATCTGCGAGAGCAATTTGCAGCCTTCATGAGCGAATATGAATCCATGGGCCACATGCATTTGATAACCGATGAACACGATGCAAACGTTAAGCGATGCTTCCTCCCACATCACCCTGTGGTGAAGGAAGACAGCACAACTACTAAGTTGCGGGTGGTGTTTGACGCCTCCGCAAAAACATCTACCAATACTTCTTTGAACGACAGTTTGCTGGTAGGCCTTGTTATTCAGGAAGATTTGCGCACAATTATACTTCGGAGTCGTACACGTCAGATTATGGTGGTCGCCGACATCGAAAAGATGTTTCGGCAAATCGAAATTCGCCCCGAGGATTGGCGGCTTCAGTGCATTTTGTGGCGCCCCTCACCTAACGTTCGAAATTTCTATATACGAACTAGCGACTGTTACGTATGGCACGAAGCCGGCACCATTTTTGGCAACAAGGGTACTTATGCAGTTGGCTTCAGATGAGCAGCATCGATTCCCACTGGCCTCGAAATCAGTTAAGGAAGATTGTTGTAAGGACGATGTGATAACAGGAGCGAACGATCCAGATACAGCTAAAGAGCTGCGAGTGCAGTTGCAGGAAATGTTACGCCGAGGTGGATTTTGGTTGCGGAAATTTGCTTCTAATTGTGAGACCGTGCTGGAAGGTTTACCGGCAGAGGACCTCTCTATACAGGTCGACGATGGAATTAATCTAGACCCTGATCCTgattgagtggggaagtcgcttcacgaaccagagaggccagatcctgttgggggcttttgcaaagctcaacctagatctagccaacgttgggaacaaaagtacatttagcagaaatggtgcggagtcgatcatcgacgtgacgttctccagcccaggactgatcaagaactggagggtagacgatggctacactaatagcgaccaccaggcggtctgttatagtgtagacaacaacgagaggcggcaagcgacgggtagagccaacactccgaccgttcgcgggtggaagacatcgcactttgatgccgaggtattcgaagaggcaatgagaagggagcgcaaggggggcagttggctccgcccgactgctgaccaactatttgctatgctatcgcgggcgtgcgacgccaccatgcctaggactcgccaacctaggaatggaaagccaccggtttactggtggacggacgcgatagccgaccttcgcagtgcgtgcctccgtgcaagacggaggatgcagcgtgcgcgaaacgaagaagagaggacagagcgccgcgcagcattcagttcggcaagatcgatgctaaagagtgcgataaaggccagcaagagggcctgctttgataggctatgtgcgagtgccaatacaaatccgtggggtgacgcctacaggatcgtaatggccaagactaaaaaCACGCtcgcgcctgcagagcgatcaccagcgatgctggagcgtatcatcgagggactctttccacgccacgagccaagtccttggcctccggcagtcgagtctcacgtccgacgttccagtatctcagacataaaccagagatggtcggccaacctgccgagcatccaatccgtgagcgacgacagccgtgtcgaggcaggggaggaggcaagggttacgaatgaggaactcatcgtgatcgccaaatccctaaaggtgagcaaggcaccgggaccggatggtatccctaacctggcgatcaggctggcgataaaaacggcccccgggctgttcagggcagtcatgcagaggtgcctggatgactgtctctttccggacaggtggaagcggcagagactggtcttattgccgaaggctgggaaaccgccaggggacccatcggcgtataggcctatctgcctgctggacaccgcgggcaaggtgcttgagaggatcatcctcaacagactggtgaggtacacggagggtgtacacggtctggcaagtaaccagttcggcttccggaagggcaggtccacgctggacgcaatctcttccgtcatcaagacggcg from Wyeomyia smithii strain HCP4-BCI-WySm-NY-G18 chromosome 3, ASM2978416v1, whole genome shotgun sequence encodes the following:
- the LOC129729204 gene encoding uncharacterized protein LOC129729204, encoding MHYSEIVPCVEIAFAVVIMRENAVPNSLVSNARGNITPSGEELTESKVVNSATTSRVACNAAAGSSTGVFLLTAIVTLEDDRGEQVHARALLDSAAECNLISNRVRKLLTVKEHRCMVEVVGIQGLATRAQGKITVKVRSRFTDFSQPMDMYILPKIAAQMASSSVDINKWELPSGIELADPTFFKGGSGIPSLVDSVFGGAVTGKYLVDSPIRSVICDIAISNKLDTLLERFWETEDIGQDHNHSPEEAMCMEYFTQTTQRQGSGRYTVSYPRNSEVLSQLGDSKAIAERRFMQLERRLERDQNLREQFAAFMSEYESMGHMHLITDEHDANVKRCFLPHHPVVKEDSTTTKLRVVFDASAKTSTNTSLNDSLLVGLVIQEDLRTIILRSRTRQIMVVADIEKMFRQIEIRPEDWRLQCILWRPSPNPAPFLATRVLMQLASDEQHRFPLASKSVKEDCCKDDVITGANDPDTAKELRVQLQEMLRRGGFWLRKFASNCETVLEGLPAEDLSIQVDDGINLDPDPD